In the genome of Candida dubliniensis CD36 chromosome 3, complete sequence, the window TTCTATAGGATTGATAGCAGGGTCATTGAACATCATTActtcatttttatcaaatatcaGAACTGGCCATTGTAAGAGAAATTTTTATCTTAGCGAGTccttttgttgttggggAGAAGAGAGTGATCATTGTGACAATTGGGTGAAATGGACCTCATTTGAGTTTATAAACTATATTTTTTATGTGTTGATTTCCCTACTTTTTGCGTATCTGGCAGCCAAATTGGTGAAATTTTATGCCCCATCAGCCGCTGGATCTGGGATTTCTGAAATCAAATGCATTGTCTCCGGATTCGTAATGGATGGATTTTTAGGGTGGCCAACATTGTTTATCAAAAGCTTGGGCTTGCCGTTGGCTATTGGATCGGGATTAAGTGTGGGGAAAGAAGGACCAAGTGTGCATTATGCTGTTTGTGTGGGCAACTCTATAGCAAAACTAATTACCAAGTACAGAAAGAGTGCACTGAGAGCAAGAGAGTTTTTAACTGCAACAGCTGCTGCCGGTGTTGCCGTTGCATTTGGATCACCTATGGGTGGAGTTTTATTTTCCGTGGAAGAGATTTCTACCGTGTTTCAATTGAACACTATTTGGAAATCGTATTTTTGTGCATTAATAGCAGTCACTACCTTGGCAGCACTCAATCCATTTAGAACGGGACAAATGGTACTTTTTGAAGTGACTTATGACACCAACTGGCATTATTTTGAGATCCCCGTTTACATTATTCTCGGTATATTTGGAGGATTATACGGAATTATTGTTTCCAAATTTAACATACGAGTTGTTGCATTCAGGAAAAAGCATTTGGGTAATTTTGCTGTCAGAGAAGTTTTGATATTGACCTTGTTTACAGCCAGCTTTTCATATTTTAACCAGTTTTTACGTCTAGATATGACTGAAACAATGCAAATACTATTTCATGAATGTGATAAAAACTTTCACCATCCCATATGTGACTCCCTGAATAAAAAGGCAGGCATCATTGTCTCATTATTGTTTGCAACTTTTGCAAGAATGTTATTGACAATTGTGACCTATGGATGCAAAGTGCCTGCCGGCATATTTGTTCCTTCGATGGCAGCTGGTGCAACATTTGGCAGAGCCTTGGGGATAATAGTTGATTTAGTCTATGCAAACCATAAAGACTCTTTTGTGTTTCGAAATTGTCCAAAAGATGGCAAGTGTATTATTCCAGGGACTTATGCATTTTTAGGAGCTGCAGCTGGGTTATGTGGCATTACCGATTTGACGGTTACTGTTGTTATAATTATGTTTGAATTAACTGGTGCCCTACGCTATATTATCCCAACtatgattgttgttgcaatCACCAAAAGTATCAATGATAAATGGGGGAAAGGTGGAATAGCCGatcaaatgataaaattcaATGGGTTACCGTTAATTGATTCGAAAGAAGTCTTCACCTTTGGTACCAGTGTCGAGAGTGCAATGTCCACTGTTATGGTATCACTCTCGACCGATTTAAACGACAGCATAACATTGAAACAATTGCAAACTACCTTGTTTAAAACTAGATACCGAGGGTTTCCAATCATTAAGTCCAGCAAAGATCCCAAAATAATTGGATATGTTTCACGACATGATTTGGAATGTATATTGAAAAAGCATGCAAATGTGAATGAGGACATATTATGCAATTTTAACGAGGCTGAATCTGGAGAAGTCGACAAAGTAGATTTTGATGGTGTCATCAACAAATCCCCATTGACAGTGAATTTCAATACGTCGTTGGAGTATGTTTTGGATATTTTTGCAAAGTTGGGAGCACGATATTTGCTTGTGGAGAAAGAAGGTTGTTTAGTTGGAATAATAACAAGAAAAGATGTATTGCGGTATGAATACACTGTTCATGAGCACAATCGTGACAATATCCAACAAGCAAAACATGACgcatttgatgaaaaagtctgggaatttattaatgtaATTGGCACATCAGcgaaaaagaatattggTAAATTACTACATAATGATCCAAATAGATATTTATAGagacaacaaaaataaaactgtACATTGTTATATCCCATTTATTGATCTTTCCATTTCCCATGATCTTTGTAATCATTGTACAAAGTTTTATAGAATGCTTTACCACCGTAATCCAAAGATGCATTAACGACTCtcaattcattttgtgACAAAACAGCAAATACGCTATAAATTCCTGGCATTATAGCGTCATTCACAGCACGAGTGAAAGTGTACTTCAAATTGAAGTAAATATAATTGCTTAATAAAACAgacaaatattttcttaacaattttttgaaatagCTTGCAGAAGTCGTTAAGTGAGACATCTTATCTCCAACTCTTTCCGATGGTTCACATAAATTGCTCAATAAACGGGCATACGCAGATGCAGCTTCTGCATTTGATGATAGTTTTGAATTTCCATCTGCTAGGCACTCCAACAAACTTGACATTACATTCAAAATGAGGTGGTGTCTAGTGGCAATCTTAAACCTGTGATACAACAAGATATGGGACACAATCTGTGTTGATAGGATATagattttttcttggttggTAAAAGAGTTTATTCTTTGCGACCCAATTTTAACAATAACCAAAGTGATTTCTAGTAAATTTTGCTTGAAAACCCACGATTGGTTAGTCAACAAATCTTTCAAGCTAGTCAAAATCTGCATTGTCACGCATTCGTTTTCAGATTGTAAAGCATTGACATAAAATGTGAAGCATTTGCTGTTGTAGCGATTGGCACTAGTGTCTTTTGGAACTGTACTCAAAAATATGGAAGCAATCTGTGCAAAACTCAAGCTGAATTCAACTGGGACAGTACCAATTGAACCGgtaaaaaaatcaaacacTTCAAAGTATAGTTGTGAATGTTTAGAAAGCTTTTGGAATAACAACTTTAATACGTCATACAACTCCGTATTCAATCCAGGCTGCAAggaaacaaacaaactcAAAACATAGACCAAGCTTTTGTGATTTAAATCTGTTGTCTTgcaaatcaattgaaacaacGTAGATTGAATAGAAGCatctttcaaaatctttGAATCTAATCTCTTTACGCAAGAAATGACATTTTCAAACGTCAGAGATTTGGATGGCAACATTACAAGCGTTTGTAATAGCCACTTAATAGTAGTCAAGTCTTCAGTTTTGCAGTCATTTAAAGTTTCAATACAATAGTTTGTAAACTTATCATTTAACTCATTCAACTCCGCTTCCATATTTTCCAGCAAGCCTTCTTCCTTAGTGTTTGTAagtattatcaatattgcTTCTAGTTCAGTCagaattatttgttgtGGCTTGGAGTCCAAATAactattcaattttgaaatagCATCATTCACATACTTGTGATTCTCTTCATTTTTAATCTGCTGAACATTATTTCTCCAAACAATTTTAATGACATTATAAGCTATCAATTTCGATTCATCAGTACCAACAGTCAACAATTTTAACAAgttatcaaattttgtttcCAAAACAGACAGATATGTTGGCTGACCAAGTAAATAATGCATGTTTTCAAGTGTTTCCTTGGTGGGATTAGACGTAAATAATGTAAACAAACCATTAAGTAACTCCtttttgaatgatttgTTAAAACACACAATAGGTATAGAAGCGATAAGATCCATTCTGGCTTGTAAATTCTCAGCAATAAATTTAAGTAATGAAGTTGTTAGCTTTGGTtgttcaaaaaaaacatcgccaaattcaatatctGAATATCCAATCAGAATTAACTTAATCAAGGAATCAGTATCgaaaaatttgttgaaaatgacTAGCCATCTTTTGAAAACCTGAGGTATCATTTCCTTCTCACCTTCAATGCAAGctataaaatatttttgatcAGACTTTGAATAATCCTTAACAACTTGTAACTCCAATAATCTGAAAATGGTAAAGTGGTAATATAGATCAATATTCTGTTTCAAATTCTGCTTTGCAATAGTAAAATCTGCACCATACAAACAAAGCAAGTAATAACGGATACTCCAGAAATTTTCAATGGCATTGAAATAGCTATCCTGATCTAATAAAGTTGGCTTGACAGCATCAACAAGATTTACAGATGAATTAGTTAAACCCTTTGTAATTGCTGTGAAAATTGCACGTTGACTTCCTTTATCAACATTGAAAGAGCTCTCGATTACAGCGATTAACTGTTTCCCAGAAAAAGTTTTAACATGTTGTGatacaatatatataaactcATCTGATTCCCATACTTCGTCTCTTTTTATTGCTTTGGGCCACACTTTTATGAAAAAATCCAGCAACTCACGATTTCTTGCAAAACCGTCAACAATTACTTCTGCAACAGGTACCACTTTGTCGTCCAACTGAAATTCAGACTTGTAAGTCTTGAATAAAAACCCTGATTTGTTGATTGCCAATTCACTATCAATTGCAAATATGTGTTTGACCATATCCCAgttcaattgtttaaaagGTTTATCAGCAATCTCCACTTTATAAATCAGCTCTATAAATGATTGagaaattgttttcttgCTGCTTGCCAAAATAGACAATAGCTTTTCTGCCAAGTCAGGAGATTTTGAAGCCATGATTGAATATACTCCTTCACATATTGTCATATGTTTCGCACTCAAAAGCTGTACCGTTAAAGTGtataaatatatcaatgattcttctttgacctctttctttttaagATCTCGCTCTAAACTTGATTGGTAGAACTTTGTGGAATCTGAATTAAACACCCCCTGAATTAATAGCTCCTTGAATATTGGTGAAACAGACAGACATTCAGAAATGGCTAAATAATCAACCAAGGGGAAACAACAGTCTTCAAAAAACTTGCTAtaaaatttctttgaaCCTTCTAAACTGATTTTCAGGCATGCACGGATATATATGTCTCGAACTAGTTCAGTCCAAGTtacaattgattcattagaTTGGAGCACATCCATGTGCTCAACGAAGCATTTCAATAGCTGTATAGCAGAATTCTCATCTGCAATAATATATGACTCTTGAAACAAAATACCAAGAAACTCAAATAATTTCGAGAAaacttcattatcattactgTGCTGTAAaactataaatataatctcaatagttttcaatttctgtATTACCCTTTGTCTGTCAACCTTCTGGTGATTTAATTTCGACCAAACCAGAAGAAGCAAACTCCATACATCTTTGTTAAACTTCCACGTTCCAAATTTACCATTTGATTTGTCATTCAATCTGTCACATAACAAGTTCAATACAAACACCTCTTTTCCAGGTAAATATATatccaattcatcattCAAAAGACTATTTGCAGTATGGACAATTTCAGTGATGGATGTGTCCTTCGATCTTAATAGTTTAGTTACCGCTTCTGCAGTCACCAAACTCTTCCCCATTTGAACCAAAAGCGCGtatcaataacaaataGGTATCTTGATAATGGTAGATGTATAAGTATAGTAGAATCAAAGAAGAGTATATTTTGCAATATATAGAGGAAGAGAGAAAAACACAACTCAAACCtggccaaaaaaaaaaaaaaaaaaaaatatagtTACGATGAGCAGAATCAAGAACATCTTTCAAGTAGATGTTAGCATTGTATATGTAACACTGgtaatcattaattaaagtttttacaaacaaaaaatacatGCACTacttaatttattatatcgTCATATATACAAATATATCTCTTGAATTGCATTTACTACCTAGATCAACAAAGTTTCAATCTTGTCTTTGATACCGTAAATTTGGTTCTTGATTGAAGATGCATCATTTGAGGTAACAGAAGCAGCAATAACTGGTCTGGAAACACCACAAGCTCTACCTAAAGCAGCTTTAGAAGGAACAAAAACGTATGGGACATTTTTATCTTCACACAACAATGGTAAGTGcaataaaatttcaattggcTCAGTATCAGCAGccataataatgaattctGAAATACCTCTGTTCAAAGTCTTGGTGGCTTCATTAGCACCTTTCTTTAATTGTCTCAAGTTTTGGGACTGTTGCACAACATCTAAGATTTGTTGAGTCAAAGCGGAATCGGCCAATGGGAAAGCTTTTGGGTTTGGGGCAGACATTTGTAAATAATTCAGATCAGACTATTAAATGGGAAATAAGGGCTCCTTgcaattaatttttaaagcTCGCCAGTATCAAGTAGTTTATACTTAAGTagtaaaaagaaagaaagaaagaggaAAGaagtaaataaaaatttttctaaaatgCAATCGTAAATGCGATGAGACATGCATTTGTTCTTGTGTTGAAGATGTTGGAAAAGttaattattgaaagaagaaagggagagagaaaaaaaaaaagtccAAAAACGACATTATTTTGGATGAGACATTTATTCTGTAAGTCGTGTATAGTAGATTAATTTATTGGTAACAATTGAGATTCGATTACAATGAACGCTCActgaaacaacaaaaaagaaggaaaaaaaaaaactttgtCCAGTTTCcattcattatcaacaacttttttttaactttttcaatatcataaACATCCCAATAATAGAAACACATTgcatcaattaaaatatgTCTGATTTATGGtatgtttatattttgtttaGATAGCGGATGGACTCAATTGCAGAAAGGAGTCAACGCAGTAACAGAAATTAATGGAATTGAAATATCTATCAATGCGTTGTTCAAGATAAGGCTGATGATAGCAAAGAACAACTAATGGGCCCCATGACAAATacttttgaaaacaatttaaatgGAAATTcctgcaaaaaaaaagcataCAAGGTTTCATTATACTACACCCTGTTTTGCTGCGATTTCTATTTGCCAACGTTTATAATAACTCCAATTTACTAAcgaattctttttttttttttttttttttcaatatagTCCAGTTTATGCCCCATTTTTTGGTTCTATTGGTTGTGCAGCAGCCATCGTTTTCACATGTTTTGGTGCCTCATATGGTACTGCTAAGTCCGGTGTAGGTATCTGTGCCACATCTGTCACCAGACCAGATTTATTGGTTAAAAACGTTGTTCCAGTTGTTATGGCCGGTATCATTGCCATTTATGGTTTGGTCGTGTCAGTCTTAGTTTCTGACTCTTTAAGTCAAAAACAAGCCTTGTATACTggttttattcaattagGTGCTGGTTTATCTGTTGGTTTATCCGGGTTAGCTGCCGGTTTCGCCATTGGTATTGTTGGTGATGCCGGTGTCAGAGGTACTGCCCAACAACCAAGATTGTTTGTTGGTATGatcttgattttgattttcgCCGAAGTTTTAGGTTTATACGGTTTAATTGTGGCCTTATTGTTAAACTCAAGAGCTTCTCAAGACGTCACTTGTTAAACAAAAGTTGGAGTGAGCAGCTCAATACTTCgttaataattataataaaaaatagtGGGAACTGATATCCATGAACAATGGTCGTATGACCCTGCTTACTATAGTCTTTTgtattttatattattttctgatattgttggatttacaaaaaagaaacaggAAACATGTTTTAAAATATATAGTTATTTACTGTTAGAGTTTAACCAGTAACACATATTTATATTACTTGTAATTTGTGGAAATTTACAATCTTTTACATTAATATTAACTATATGAACACTTTACCAACCTTTGCTGCAATCTGATTTCTTAACATTCTTGTAAACAGATCAACGTCTTTGGGTAAGTTGTCTTTACCTAATAGTTTTCGCCAGTCGTTTTCATCAGCACCTGAcccaatattattaattgagtacaaatacaaatctGCACCTTCTGTAAGTTCTTTCTCATTTCTATCACTTTCGTAGTTGTCAAGCAactcaataataataaccaaATCAGGCAACTGGAAAGTTGTATTTGGATCAATTAAAAACGGAATAAACTGTGCTAGTAACAATGGAACAAATTTTTTGGGCAAGtaattaaattttaataGATGAATCAATTTCGAAAGTTTGCTAGAGAGCTTTATGTCCCTTTGTGGTAATGTCACATAAAACTCTTTCAATACGGCATATGGAGCAAGACATTGTTGAATGACAGGATGCattttgatattggtaTTCACTTTCTTATCAAcaatgttgttgattagGTCATCGTCAATTGGACGGTTACGAACAAGACAATTAGAAAATATTAAGTCCCATACAATATAATGCACTTTCTTCATACCTTCGCTGTGATTTTCACCACTCAATAGTGTTGGATCGTAGCAATTGACAAAATTGTTCAATGCTTCATAAATATAGCCGTCCTTCAAAGACTTCAAACCAGCCTGATAGTACAATTGTCTAGCAGTCGAtaccaaattcaaattggcGCATATAGTCAAAGCCCATTCAAGATCATCATTAGTATTACAGATATAGTTGGGTAAGAACGCAGCGATAACTTTTCTGTTAGTAGAAGTAGCGTTGTTGGACGTGCATACTACATTATTCAATAGAAGACCAATACCAACTGGTACCAATTCATGAATATTTAAACAATCGTAGGCATGTCTAGTTAAGAAGTACTCAGATACGGTCCTCCTATTAAGTAAATCTTCAAAACTTGCTGAAGATGTTACGGTGACATCAAAATAGTAGCCTCTAAGTAACAACCTCAATTCCATTAGTTCAGCCAAATATGCCGTTGTTGGAGGGTCCAACTCATGCAAAGTTTCCAAAACTTTCAAATAGTTGTTCTCCAAAATGTTCAAAAAACATGCCTCAGTTAATCCGTCTATATCTTCGTTTTCGTCATGAAATATATCTGAGGGGGGCTTTTCGGATACA includes:
- a CDS encoding voltage-gated chloride channel, putative (Similar to S. cerevisiae GEF1;~In S. cerevisiae: chloride channel localized to late- or post-Golgi vesicles, involved in iron metabolism; highly homologous to voltage-gated chloride channels in vertebrates), producing MTTYQPVEQSLLEDDLDLTLSSDLVRSRSTGSWINQDNIREVQRFNDFRTIDWVEDELDAQKKRVLKARHITSRGNNLKDKIISQVQNWVVLGIMGCSIGLIAGSLNIITSFLSNIRTGHCKRNFYLSESFCCWGEESDHCDNWVKWTSFEFINYIFYVLISLLFAYSAAKLVKFYAPSAAGSGISEIKCIVSGFVMDGFLGWPTLFIKSLGLPLAIGSGLSVGKEGPSVHYAVCVGNSIAKLITKYRKSASRAREFLTATAAAGVAVAFGSPMGGVLFSVEEISTVFQLNTIWKSYFCALIAVTTLAALNPFRTGQMVLFEVTYDTNWHYFEIPVYIILGIFGGLYGIIVSKFNIRVVAFRKKHLGNFAVREVLILTLFTASFSYFNQFLRLDMTETMQILFHECDKNFHHPICDSSNKKAGIIVSLLFATFARMLLTIVTYGCKVPAGIFVPSMAAGATFGRALGIIVDLVYANHKDSFVFRNCPKDGKCIIPGTYAFLGAAAGLCGITDLTVTVVIIMFELTGALRYIIPTMIVVAITKSINDKWGKGGIADQMIKFNGLPLIDSKEVFTFGTSVESAMSTVMVSLSTDLNDSITLKQLQTTLFKTRYRGFPIIKSSKDPKIIGYVSRHDLECILKKHANVNEDILCNFNEAESGEVDKVDFDGVINKSPLTVNFNTSLEYVLDIFAKLGARYLLVEKEGCLVGIITRKDVLRYEYTVHEHNRDNIQQAKHDAFDEKVWEFINVIGTSAKKNIGKLLHNDPNRYL
- a CDS encoding nucleolar preribosomal-associated protein, putative (Similar to S. cerevisiae URB2;~In S. cerevisiae: nucleolar protein required for normal metabolism of the rRNA primary transcript, proposed to be involved in ribosome biogenesis) produces the protein MGKSLVTAEAVTKLLRSKDTSITEIVHTANSLLNDELDIYLPGKEVFVLNLLCDRLNDKSNGKFGTWKFNKDVWSLLLSVWSKLNHQKVDRQRVIQKLKTIEIIFIVLQHSNDNEVFSKLFEFLGILFQESYIIADENSAIQLLKCFVEHMDVLQSNESIVTWTELVRDIYIRACSKISLEGSKKFYSKFFEDCCFPLVDYLAISECSSVSPIFKELLIQGVFNSDSTKFYQSSLERDLKKKEVKEESLIYLYTLTVQLLSAKHMTICEGVYSIMASKSPDLAEKLLSILASSKKTISQSFIESIYKVEIADKPFKQLNWDMVKHIFAIDSELAINKSGFLFKTYKSEFQLDDKVVPVAEVIVDGFARNRELSDFFIKVWPKAIKRDEVWESDEFIYIVSQHVKTFSGKQLIAVIESSFNVDKGSQRAIFTAITKGLTNSSVNLVDAVKPTLLDQDSYFNAIENFWSIRYYLLCLYGADFTIAKQNLKQNIDLYYHFTIFRLLELQVVKDYSKSDQKYFIACIEGEKEMIPQVFKRWLVIFNKFFDTDSLIKLISIGYSDIEFGDVFFEQPKLTTSLLKFIAENLQARMDLIASIPIVCFNKSFKKELLNGLFTLFTSNPTKETLENMHYLLGQPTYSSVLETKFDNLLKLLTVGTDESKLIAYNVIKIVWRNNVQQIKNEENHKYVNDAISKLNSYLDSKPQQIISTELEAILIILTNTKEEGLSENMEAELNELNDKFTNYCIETLNDCKTEDLTTIKWLLQTLVMLPSKSSTFENVISCVKRLDSKILKDASIQSTLFQLICKTTDLNHKSLVYVLSLFVSLQPGLNTELYDVLKLLFQKLSKHSQLYFEVFDFFTGSIGTVPVEFSLSFAQIASIFLSTVPKDTSANRYNSKCFTFYVNALQSENECVTMQILTSLKDLLTNQSWVFKQNLLEITLVIVKIGSQRINSFTNQEKIYILSTQIVSHILLYHRFKIATRHHLILNVMSSLLECLADGNSKLSSNAEAASAYARLLSNLCEPSERVGDKMSHLTTSASYFKKLLRKYLSVLLSNYIYFNLKYTFTRAVNDAIMPGIYSVFAVLSQNELRVVNASLDYGGKAFYKTLYNDYKDHGKWKDQ
- a CDS encoding small nucleolar ribonucleoprotein SNU13 (Similar to S. cerevisiae SNU13;~In S. cerevisiae: RNA binding protein, part of U3 snoRNP involved in rRNA processing, part of U4/U6-U5 tri-snRNP involved in mRNA splicing, similar to human 15.5K protein), giving the protein MSAPNPKAFPLADSALTQQILDVVQQSQNLRQLKKGANEATKTLNRGISEFIIMAADTEPIEILLHLPLLCEDKNVPYVFVPSKAALGRACGVSRPVIAASVTSNDASSIKNQIYGIKDKIETLLI
- a CDS encoding vacuolar ATP synthase proteolipid subunit, putative (spliced gene;~Similar to S. cerevisiae VMA3;~In S. cerevisiae: proteolipid subunit of the vacuolar H(+)-ATPase V0 sector (subunit c; dicyclohexylcarbodiimide binding subunit); required for vacuolar acidification and important for copper and iron metal ion homeostasis), translating into MSDLCPVYAPFFGSIGCAAAIVFTCFGASYGTAKSGVGICATSVTRPDLLVKNVVPVVMAGIIAIYGLVVSVLVSDSLSQKQALYTGFIQLGAGLSVGLSGLAAGFAIGIVGDAGVRGTAQQPRLFVGMILILIFAEVLGLYGLIVALLLNSRASQDVTC
- a CDS encoding nuclear pore complex subunit, putative (Similar to S. cerevisiae NUP85;~In S. cerevisiae: subunit of the Nup84p subcomplex of the nuclear pore complex (NPC), required for assembly of the subcomplex and also for formation of the nucleocytoplasmic Gsp1p concentration gradient that plays a role in nuclear trafficking), producing the protein MPEYTNFESKFDDIDMLEIPDDDDGENSNENSISSETEGISDSSDSSKNSYDQSSPVAIFKSDKEYIDLSDWLNTQKTLEFKFEAQKYRKGTEKARPFDEKYISYINNIFKTIEKLTEDDITRFDLEEDDSPIGLVMDSTGSRAKHVQKFQKIDEAFKQIIDYLQNLVNSISREEQESYDFQCLQHVLYILECFEANNFYFDIQQKPELIIKWVNTFDPKPDPELLNDVMVNTPQPYLHPQFWNTCISQLLTRGLFTQIHEVIEHSQYHELKEKCPELHAVIGDMDTLLSNYTSYSSKGQFTAWKLLACEFRDSLSSVRNESITETNYKLIIDQIYDLACIFTGLPKTISSYCDTWYEVYLALSLYQIRDSNEVYVDYFKTAVSEKPPSDIFHDENEDIDGLTEACFLNILENNYLKVLETLHELDPPTTAYLAELMELRLLLRGYYFDVTVTSSASFEDLLNRRTVSEYFLTRHAYDCLNIHELVPVGIGLLLNNVVCTSNNATSTNRKVIAAFLPNYICNTNDDLEWALTICANLNLVSTARQLYYQAGLKSLKDGYIYEALNNFVNCYDPTLLSGENHSEGMKKVHYIVWDLIFSNCLVRNRPIDDDLINNIVDKKVNTNIKMHPVIQQCLAPYAVLKEFYVTLPQRDIKLSSKLSKLIHLLKFNYLPKKFVPLLLAQFIPFLIDPNTTFQLPDLVIIIELLDNYESDRNEKELTEGADLYLYSINNIGSGADENDWRKLLGKDNLPKDVDSFTRMLRNQIAAKVGKVFI